In Leptospira bouyouniensis, the following proteins share a genomic window:
- a CDS encoding metallophosphoesterase — MKFALIGDIHGYWNRNDIDYFNESDYDFLFFTGDLRGNPKMGKVSFQGLTKRAYMIPGNWDGTSLTSVIGEIIQSNLLIQSGQWGQSRRLRKLSERVKPITILGYSSVVLSQEFDVSLIVGRPHAMGGGLSFSPHMKKTYLVSNMETSVEKYKRLIDGTKEKNIIFLSHNGPFGLGSAKNSIYGAEFKKEGGDWGDIDLTEAIQYAKSIGKKVPLVLSGHMHHSISKTKERETHEYTGGTFYVNGAKVPRIREGKHFHTKIEWSGGSATVIPIWI; from the coding sequence ATGAAATTTGCTCTCATCGGAGACATCCATGGGTATTGGAACAGAAATGACATCGATTATTTTAACGAGTCCGATTACGATTTTTTATTTTTCACAGGTGACCTACGAGGGAATCCCAAAATGGGTAAGGTATCGTTCCAAGGCCTCACCAAACGCGCGTATATGATTCCAGGAAATTGGGATGGGACAAGCCTAACATCGGTCATAGGGGAGATCATTCAATCGAATCTTCTCATCCAATCAGGTCAATGGGGTCAAAGTCGTAGGTTACGAAAACTTTCGGAAAGAGTAAAACCCATCACCATCCTTGGATATAGTTCTGTTGTTTTGTCTCAAGAGTTCGATGTATCACTGATTGTTGGTCGCCCACATGCCATGGGAGGAGGTCTCAGTTTTTCACCACATATGAAAAAAACGTATTTGGTTTCGAATATGGAAACCTCGGTTGAAAAATACAAACGACTCATCGATGGAACAAAAGAAAAAAACATCATCTTCCTTTCGCATAACGGACCTTTTGGGCTCGGTAGTGCCAAAAATTCCATCTATGGTGCCGAATTTAAAAAAGAAGGTGGGGATTGGGGAGACATCGATCTAACGGAAGCTATTCAATATGCCAAATCCATTGGAAAAAAAGTTCCGCTCGTTCTCTCAGGTCATATGCACCACTCCATCAGCAAAACAAAAGAAAGAGAAACCCATGAATACACAGGTGGTACTTTTTATGTGAATGGTGCCAAGGTTCCAAGGATCAGAGAAGGAAAACACTTTCACACAAAGATTGAATGGTCAGGTGGTTCTGCCACCGTCATCCCTATCTGGATATAA
- a CDS encoding OsmC family protein: MTAVFEDKVIVTTEKTKYETKITKGKHQWVADEPADKEGTDLGPMPTELLASALGACTSITVRMYADKKGYALDSISVQVTIDKRTPEDHKFIREVELKGNLKPEERDRLYTVANACPVHKILSGKIEIETVLMP; encoded by the coding sequence ATGACAGCAGTATTCGAAGACAAAGTCATTGTCACAACAGAGAAAACAAAATACGAAACCAAAATCACAAAAGGCAAACACCAATGGGTTGCAGATGAACCGGCAGATAAGGAAGGAACTGATTTAGGTCCAATGCCAACGGAATTACTTGCTTCCGCTTTAGGTGCTTGTACATCGATTACTGTCAGGATGTATGCAGACAAAAAAGGGTATGCTTTGGATTCAATTTCTGTCCAAGTAACAATCGATAAACGGACTCCGGAAGATCATAAATTCATTCGCGAAGTCGAATTAAAAGGGAATTTAAAACCAGAAGAAAGAGACAGATTGTATACTGTCGCTAATGCTTGCCCTGTTCATAAAATTCTTTCTGGTAAAATTGAAATTGAAACTGTGTTAATGCCATAA